The nucleotide sequence CTGACAAGGTGCCGCCGGTGACGCCCTGGACGTGATGGCTCCAACAAAGCGGCACGCACTGCCGATAAAGCTGTCATTGTGAGGGGTACAGCGACGAAGCAATCCAGTCTTTTCTCGTTCTCTGGATTGCTTTGCTTCGCTCGCAATGACGAGCGGCCGCTTTGCTATGCCACGTTTTTGTGTTTTCCTTCCGGCCAAATCTAAGGGGAAACACAGATGCCGACACGCGCGCGCGTTGACGAGTTCATTGCTGTAGTTGAAAGCGGCGACCACGCCGGCGCCATCGAGCGCTATTACACTGAAGATGCCAGCATGCAGGAGAATACCTCGCCGCCGCGGATCGGTCGCGACGGGCTGGTGGCGTTCGAGCGCGGCATTCTCGCGCAGATGAAAGAGGTTCGCTCCAAGGCGCTGGTCTCGGTGGTGGAGGGCGATTACGTCATGATTCACTGGAATTTCGACATGACCGATCTCGCCGGCAAGACCCGCCACGTCGATGAAATAGCCATGCAGGAATGGCACGGCGACAGGATCTTCCGAGAG is from Afipia massiliensis and encodes:
- a CDS encoding nuclear transport factor 2 family protein, coding for MPTRARVDEFIAVVESGDHAGAIERYYTEDASMQENTSPPRIGRDGLVAFERGILAQMKEVRSKALVSVVEGDYVMIHWNFDMTDLAGKTRHVDEIAMQEWHGDRIFRERFFYNAAKA